One genomic window of Cellulophaga sp. Hel_I_12 includes the following:
- a CDS encoding pyridoxal phosphate-dependent aminotransferase has product MPAISKKGLSMPESPIRKLVPFAEAAKRKGIKVIHLNIGQPDIKTPTIALDAVKNNTIEILSYSKTEGFDSYRQKLVEYYASHHIHVSEQDILVTTGASEALSFVIGSIADNDEEIIVPEPFYANYNSFSIAFGATIVPIPSSIETGFALPSMASFEKAITPKTKAILICNPNNPTGYLYTQKEIHQLAQLVKKHDLFFIVDEVYREFVYDGKKHYSVLEEKNLEEHAIVIDSVSKRYSMCGARIGCVVSKNKNLKDTVLKFMQARLSPPTYAQIASEAALNTPKSYFEEVLEEYSDRRNLMIHELQKIPGVKVVAPQGAFYCIVELPVKNSDTFAQWLLEDFSMCNETLMVAPAAGFYATKGLGQNQIRIAYVLEKQILKRAVHILSEALNTYKVHENSAASISKEI; this is encoded by the coding sequence ATGCCTGCGATTTCAAAGAAAGGTTTATCTATGCCAGAGTCACCCATCCGGAAATTGGTACCTTTTGCTGAGGCTGCCAAAAGAAAAGGCATCAAGGTTATTCATTTAAACATTGGTCAACCCGATATTAAAACACCTACGATTGCACTCGATGCTGTTAAAAACAATACCATTGAAATTTTAAGCTATAGCAAAACCGAAGGTTTTGATTCTTACCGACAAAAATTAGTTGAATATTACGCTTCGCATCATATTCATGTGAGCGAACAGGATATATTAGTAACCACAGGAGCATCAGAAGCTTTATCTTTTGTTATTGGAAGCATTGCAGATAACGACGAAGAAATTATAGTTCCAGAACCCTTTTATGCCAATTACAATAGCTTTTCTATTGCTTTTGGAGCCACAATAGTCCCTATTCCCTCATCAATTGAAACAGGTTTTGCACTTCCTAGTATGGCTTCCTTTGAAAAAGCAATTACACCGAAAACCAAAGCTATTTTAATCTGTAACCCCAATAACCCAACGGGTTATTTATATACTCAAAAAGAAATTCATCAATTAGCGCAGCTTGTTAAAAAGCACGATTTATTTTTTATCGTTGATGAAGTTTATCGTGAGTTTGTCTACGATGGCAAAAAGCATTATTCCGTTTTAGAAGAGAAAAATTTAGAAGAACACGCTATTGTGATTGATTCTGTATCAAAACGTTACAGTATGTGTGGTGCAAGGATTGGCTGTGTGGTTTCTAAAAACAAAAACCTAAAAGACACGGTGCTTAAATTTATGCAAGCTAGGTTGTCGCCTCCTACTTATGCCCAAATTGCCAGTGAAGCTGCTTTAAATACGCCAAAAAGTTATTTTGAAGAAGTTCTTGAAGAGTATTCGGATAGAAGAAATCTTATGATCCATGAATTACAAAAAATACCAGGCGTTAAAGTTGTAGCTCCACAAGGTGCTTTTTATTGCATAGTTGAACTACCCGTTAAAAATTCTGATACCTTTGCACAATGGCTTTTAGAAGATTTTAGCATGTGTAATGAAACGCTTATGGTTGCCCCTGCCGCTGGATTTTACGCTACCAAAGGCCTAGGCCAAAATCAAATCAGAATTGCCTACGTACTTGAAAAACAAATATTAAAAAGAGCAGTTCATATTTTAAGTGAAGCGCTTAACACTTATAAGGTCCATGAAAATTCAGCAGCAAGTATCTCTAAAGAAATATAA
- a CDS encoding DUF1573 domain-containing protein, with translation MKKLVLVLFVGLLAMSLNAQEKSAKIEFKSDTVDYGNIEKGSDGLRVFQFTNTGNAPLIISKVNSSCGCTIPKSPEGPILPGKTGEIQVKYDTNRVGPIRKAITVISNADTPTVVLKIKGDVKDAVVVQ, from the coding sequence ATGAAAAAATTAGTACTAGTTTTATTTGTAGGATTATTGGCGATGAGCCTTAATGCACAAGAAAAATCAGCAAAAATCGAATTCAAATCGGATACTGTTGATTACGGTAATATCGAAAAAGGTTCAGATGGTCTTCGTGTATTTCAATTTACAAATACAGGAAATGCTCCATTAATTATTAGTAAAGTTAATTCTAGCTGTGGATGCACCATCCCAAAAAGCCCAGAAGGACCAATTTTACCTGGTAAAACAGGTGAAATTCAAGTAAAATATGATACCAATAGAGTGGGTCCCATTAGAAAAGCAATTACGGTTATTTCTAATGCTGACACCCCTACTGTGGTCTTAAAAATTAAGGGAGATGTTAAAGACGCGGTTGTCGTTCAATAA